Proteins from a single region of Chryseomicrobium sp. FSL W7-1435:
- the purM gene encoding phosphoribosylformylglycinamidine cyclo-ligase — MSKAYEQAGVNIEAGYEAVNRMKSHVERTSRLGVQGTFGGFGGQFDLSSLNLKQPVLISGTDGVGTKLKLAFMADRHDTIGIDCVAMCVNDIVAQGAEPLFFLDYVALGKAVPEKIEQIVKGVADGCVEAGAALIGGETAEMPGLYEEDEYDLAGFAVGACEKVDVITGENIAAGQVLIGLPSSGIHSNGYSLVRHILFSQHDVKLSDAVPFSDDTYADVLLAPTRIYAKQIAALKQVVSIKGMAHVTGGGFFENLPRMLPESLGVSIVLGNWPVPEIFSHLKELGSLEDRDLYGVFNMGIGFVVAVDEKDQERALKALHEAGETAYVIGTVTQTAGVAFTGDQDGSL; from the coding sequence ATGTCAAAAGCATATGAACAGGCGGGAGTTAATATAGAGGCAGGGTATGAAGCTGTCAACCGCATGAAAAGTCACGTCGAGCGCACAAGCCGGTTAGGCGTTCAAGGAACATTTGGTGGATTTGGTGGTCAATTTGATTTGTCTTCGCTGAACTTGAAACAACCCGTGTTGATTTCAGGGACAGATGGTGTGGGTACCAAATTAAAACTTGCCTTCATGGCAGATCGCCACGATACGATTGGTATTGACTGTGTAGCGATGTGTGTCAATGATATCGTCGCACAAGGAGCAGAGCCTTTGTTTTTCCTTGATTACGTAGCACTCGGCAAAGCTGTTCCTGAAAAAATCGAGCAGATTGTCAAAGGTGTAGCAGATGGCTGTGTGGAAGCAGGAGCCGCACTTATTGGTGGCGAAACGGCTGAGATGCCAGGACTTTACGAAGAAGACGAATATGACTTAGCCGGTTTTGCAGTAGGCGCTTGTGAAAAAGTGGATGTCATTACGGGTGAGAACATCGCAGCTGGTCAAGTGTTGATCGGCTTACCTTCAAGCGGCATTCATTCTAATGGCTATTCTTTAGTACGTCATATTCTCTTCTCGCAACATGATGTGAAGCTCTCCGATGCTGTACCATTTTCAGACGATACTTATGCAGATGTGCTACTTGCCCCAACACGTATTTATGCAAAACAAATTGCAGCACTCAAACAGGTTGTTTCAATTAAAGGTATGGCGCATGTAACTGGAGGCGGTTTCTTTGAAAACTTGCCACGCATGTTGCCGGAATCTCTTGGTGTTTCTATTGTGCTAGGTAACTGGCCAGTTCCAGAAATTTTCTCGCATTTAAAAGAACTTGGGTCTTTAGAGGACCGTGATCTTTACGGTGTATTTAATATGGGAATCGGATTTGTTGTCGCAGTGGACGAGAAAGATCAAGAGCGAGCACTCAAAGCTTTACACGAAGCGGGAGAAACAGCGTATGTGATTGGAACTGTTACACAGACGGCAGGAGTTGCCTTTACTGGCGATCAGGATGGGAGTCTCTAA
- the purN gene encoding phosphoribosylglycinamide formyltransferase: MTIRFAIFASGSGSNAEALYQATVEGQLRGEIVGVFSDKEDAYVLERAKKWGVPAAQLSPKAYASKADYEQAVLDQLRIWQVDFLVLAGYMRLIGPILLSAFPNKIVNIHPSLLPAFPGKDAIGQALAYGVQITGVTVHLVDAGMDTGPILAQRAVEVQGTREQTETFIHAAEHELYKEALDQLWNEERIK; this comes from the coding sequence ATGACGATTCGTTTTGCCATTTTTGCGTCGGGCAGCGGTTCGAACGCGGAGGCTCTCTACCAAGCGACGGTAGAAGGTCAATTGCGCGGAGAAATTGTCGGCGTGTTCAGCGATAAGGAAGATGCGTATGTACTGGAACGCGCTAAGAAATGGGGAGTTCCGGCTGCTCAGTTGTCACCAAAAGCGTATGCATCGAAAGCAGATTATGAGCAAGCGGTTCTTGACCAGCTTAGGATTTGGCAGGTAGACTTTTTAGTACTTGCAGGATATATGCGTCTCATTGGGCCAATTTTGCTTAGCGCGTTTCCGAATAAAATTGTCAATATTCACCCTTCGCTTCTTCCCGCATTTCCGGGGAAAGATGCAATCGGTCAAGCGCTTGCGTATGGTGTACAGATTACAGGTGTAACAGTACATTTAGTGGACGCAGGGATGGATACGGGACCGATTTTAGCGCAGCGTGCGGTGGAAGTTCAAGGTACGAGAGAGCAGACCGAAACATTCATTCATGCAGCAGAACATGAACTATATAAAGAAGCACTAGACCAGTTATGGAATGAGGAGAGAATAAAATGA
- the purD gene encoding phosphoribosylamine--glycine ligase: protein MKVLVIGSGGREHAIVRQFKKSPSVTEVFAIPGNDGMKDEATCIAISQLDFQAIAEVVRREKITLTFVGPEQPLSEGIVDYFQAEGLTIFGPTQAAAELEGSKAYAKDVMDRYGIPTAFYEVFDQVEPALAYVKKHGAPIVIKADGLAAGKGVVVAMTEQEAQQAIISMLDGQRFGDASSRIVIEEFLEGEEFSLLAFVHGGHIVPMPIAQDHKRAYDGDKGPNTGGMGAYCPVPHLPKGLTEQALETIVHKTVEAMDAEGRPFTGVLYAGLIATSEGPKVIEFNTRFGDPETQVVLPKLQSDFGKLLIDLLEGQEPTAEWDDLHHLGVVVAAEGYPEVPVKGQLLPELHKLEGVQVFHAGTVLQQERYRGAGGRLILVSAAAETPKEAATKVYATLDSVAWPSCFYRKDIGWRTFS, encoded by the coding sequence ATGAAAGTACTTGTGATTGGAAGTGGCGGTCGTGAACACGCCATCGTCCGCCAGTTTAAAAAGTCACCCAGTGTAACCGAAGTCTTTGCCATTCCAGGAAATGACGGCATGAAAGACGAGGCAACATGCATCGCCATCTCACAACTGGACTTCCAGGCAATCGCTGAAGTCGTTCGCCGTGAAAAGATTACGTTGACGTTCGTCGGACCTGAGCAACCGTTGTCTGAAGGCATTGTGGATTACTTCCAAGCGGAAGGGTTGACGATTTTTGGACCGACGCAAGCGGCTGCGGAACTTGAGGGAAGCAAGGCGTACGCAAAAGATGTGATGGACCGTTACGGCATTCCCACAGCATTCTATGAAGTGTTTGATCAGGTGGAGCCCGCTCTTGCTTATGTGAAAAAGCACGGTGCCCCGATTGTCATCAAAGCAGATGGTCTTGCAGCAGGTAAAGGTGTGGTCGTGGCAATGACGGAACAAGAAGCGCAACAAGCTATCATCTCCATGTTAGATGGACAACGCTTTGGCGACGCGTCTTCACGAATTGTCATTGAAGAGTTTTTAGAGGGAGAAGAATTTTCTCTTCTCGCCTTCGTGCACGGCGGTCATATCGTTCCAATGCCGATTGCACAAGACCATAAACGTGCTTACGATGGGGATAAGGGACCGAACACGGGAGGAATGGGCGCTTATTGTCCAGTGCCACATTTGCCGAAAGGGTTAACAGAGCAAGCACTTGAAACCATTGTTCACAAAACTGTTGAGGCGATGGATGCGGAAGGCAGACCGTTTACGGGCGTGCTCTATGCAGGACTCATTGCCACTTCAGAGGGCCCGAAAGTGATTGAGTTCAACACGCGTTTTGGCGATCCGGAAACTCAAGTGGTGTTGCCAAAGCTTCAATCTGACTTTGGCAAGTTGCTCATCGATTTACTGGAGGGGCAAGAGCCGACTGCAGAGTGGGACGATTTACACCATCTTGGAGTAGTCGTTGCAGCAGAAGGCTATCCAGAAGTACCGGTGAAGGGGCAGTTGCTGCCAGAGCTTCACAAATTAGAGGGCGTGCAAGTATTCCACGCAGGTACTGTCTTGCAACAAGAGCGATACCGCGGGGCAGGAGGTAGGCTGATTCTCGTTTCGGCAGCTGCCGAGACGCCGAAAGAAGCAGCGACAAAAGTCTATGCCACACTTGACTCGGTTGCCTGGCCTTCTTGTTTTTACCGCAAGGATATTGGGTGGCGTACGTTTAGTTAG
- a CDS encoding adenine deaminase C-terminal domain-containing protein encodes MQYPIWKIEEIRHQLEVVNGKSAPDILIQNATYLHSHLKTWVTGNIWIVKDRIVYAGKELPATMEGTEIVDASNQKIVPGYIEAHSHPFQLYNPETFADFAAQTGTTMLVSDNLPLFLTMENQKAFSFMDKLRELPFSFYWWARFDSQTELEYEEELFSTKAITEWIERPDVIMGGELTGWPRLLNGDDQMLYWMQQAKANGMKIEGHFPGASERTLTKMRLLGTDGDHEAMTIDEVEKRILHGYAVTLRYSSIRPDLPDLLKEIVNKGWKIFDHLMMTTDGSTPGFHQDGVMDKCIQVALDAGVDPVDAYLMATFNPAKYYNLSNLHGVIATGRLASLNFLSDETSPTPISVLSKGVWIKRDGERVTTFSGTDFSMFDRGDLTIELADTDFQFSMPFGLEMVNDVIIKPYRISVDTTHGRLAEDHDESFLVLIDRNGKWKVNTLLKGFATTLQGFASSYSNMGDILLIGKDKQEMKRAYESIQQSRGGIAISQDGEITAKIDLPIGGGLSTLPLEQLIEKEKELKLHLANHGFRHGDAIYTLLFLQATHLPYVRITQRGIVDVLKKQVLFPSVMR; translated from the coding sequence ATGCAATACCCGATTTGGAAAATAGAAGAGATCCGGCATCAACTAGAAGTGGTGAACGGGAAGAGTGCTCCAGATATTTTGATTCAAAATGCTACCTACTTACACAGTCATTTAAAAACCTGGGTGACGGGAAACATTTGGATCGTTAAAGACCGTATCGTCTATGCTGGAAAAGAATTGCCCGCTACGATGGAAGGCACCGAAATTGTCGATGCCTCTAACCAAAAGATTGTTCCTGGCTACATCGAGGCACATAGCCATCCATTCCAATTATACAACCCAGAAACTTTTGCGGACTTTGCAGCGCAAACTGGGACGACCATGTTGGTAAGTGACAACTTGCCTTTATTTTTGACGATGGAAAATCAGAAAGCGTTTTCATTTATGGACAAGCTACGTGAGCTACCGTTTTCGTTTTACTGGTGGGCGAGATTTGATTCTCAGACGGAACTTGAATATGAAGAAGAACTTTTCTCGACTAAAGCCATCACAGAATGGATTGAGCGTCCTGATGTCATAATGGGTGGGGAATTAACCGGTTGGCCAAGGTTGTTAAATGGCGATGATCAGATGTTGTATTGGATGCAGCAAGCAAAAGCCAATGGCATGAAAATTGAAGGGCATTTTCCTGGTGCTTCTGAGCGTACACTAACAAAGATGCGTTTACTTGGCACGGATGGTGACCATGAAGCTATGACCATCGATGAAGTAGAAAAACGCATTTTGCATGGCTATGCCGTAACCCTTCGTTATTCATCGATTCGACCAGACCTGCCAGACCTACTCAAAGAAATCGTCAATAAAGGCTGGAAGATCTTTGATCACTTGATGATGACGACGGATGGTAGTACGCCTGGTTTCCATCAAGATGGGGTCATGGATAAATGTATCCAAGTTGCACTTGATGCAGGAGTGGACCCAGTGGACGCCTACTTAATGGCGACTTTCAATCCTGCTAAATATTACAACTTATCCAACTTGCACGGAGTTATCGCAACAGGTCGCCTGGCGTCACTGAACTTTTTGTCAGATGAAACGTCACCTACCCCAATAAGCGTGTTATCAAAAGGTGTTTGGATTAAGCGCGACGGAGAACGCGTCACAACGTTCAGTGGTACAGATTTCTCAATGTTTGATCGTGGGGATTTAACGATAGAGCTTGCTGACACAGATTTTCAATTCTCGATGCCGTTTGGTTTAGAGATGGTCAACGATGTCATTATTAAACCTTACCGCATTAGTGTCGATACCACTCACGGGCGATTAGCTGAGGATCACGATGAAAGCTTTTTAGTGCTCATTGACCGCAATGGAAAATGGAAAGTGAACACTTTATTAAAAGGATTCGCCACAACTCTTCAAGGGTTTGCGTCGTCCTACTCCAATATGGGAGATATTCTGTTAATCGGGAAAGATAAGCAAGAAATGAAACGAGCTTATGAATCCATCCAGCAGTCCAGAGGTGGAATTGCTATCAGTCAAGACGGCGAGATTACTGCCAAAATTGACTTGCCAATTGGCGGAGGCTTATCCACGTTGCCTCTAGAACAACTTATCGAGAAAGAAAAAGAGCTCAAACTTCACCTTGCCAATCATGGTTTCCGTCATGGAGACGCGATTTATACATTGCTATTTTTACAAGCGACTCATTTGCCTTACGTTCGGATTACGCAACGAGGAATTGTGGATGTCTTGAAGAAACAAGTGCTGTTTCCATCGGTTATGCGATAA
- the purH gene encoding bifunctional phosphoribosylaminoimidazolecarboxamide formyltransferase/IMP cyclohydrolase yields MKRALLSVSDKVGIVYFAQQLVELGYELLSTGGTKAALQEAGIPVTAVGEITGFPEILEGRVKTLHPKIHGGLLSKHDDPAHLAQLEEHAIQPIQMVCVNLYPFQSTIQRPDVTPELAIENIDIGGPSMLRASAKNHQYVTVVTDPADYAVVLEELHTSGETKLATRQRLAAKVFRHTAAYDAWIAAYLSDMAGDEFPESLTLTYEKKQDLRYGENPHQLAAFYQNTMGSAFSIAAATQLHGKELSYNNIQDANAAIQLVKEFEQPAAVAVKHMNPCGVGVGQTIAEAFQKAYESDETSIFGGIIALNREVDAATAKVLGGIFLEIIIAPSFSEQALAMLTAKKNIRLLTIPFEDGSQEAFNVVSIEGGLLVQSPDTASLAHANVEVVTDRVPTDEEWEALELGWNVVKHVKSNAIVVADSQMTLGVGAGQMNRVGAAKIALEQAGDKARGAALASDAFFPMSDSVETAAAAGITAIIQPGGSVKDQDSIDKANELGIAMVFTGIRHFKH; encoded by the coding sequence ATGAAACGAGCATTACTCAGTGTGTCCGACAAAGTGGGCATCGTGTACTTCGCACAACAATTAGTAGAACTTGGGTATGAACTGCTATCTACTGGAGGCACTAAAGCGGCTCTTCAAGAGGCGGGCATCCCCGTGACTGCTGTTGGAGAGATCACAGGTTTCCCAGAAATTTTAGAAGGGCGTGTCAAAACGCTGCACCCTAAAATTCATGGGGGGTTATTGTCGAAGCACGATGATCCTGCTCACCTCGCACAGCTGGAAGAGCATGCGATTCAACCTATTCAAATGGTCTGTGTCAATTTGTATCCGTTTCAATCGACCATTCAGCGTCCAGATGTAACTCCAGAACTTGCGATTGAAAATATTGATATCGGTGGTCCAAGCATGTTGCGTGCATCTGCGAAAAATCATCAGTACGTCACAGTGGTCACGGATCCTGCAGATTACGCAGTTGTGTTGGAAGAACTTCATACGTCAGGAGAGACAAAACTTGCGACGCGTCAGCGACTGGCTGCAAAAGTATTCCGTCATACAGCAGCATACGATGCTTGGATTGCCGCCTACTTAAGTGATATGGCGGGCGACGAGTTCCCGGAATCACTGACATTGACGTATGAGAAGAAGCAAGATTTACGCTACGGGGAAAACCCGCATCAGCTTGCCGCATTCTACCAGAACACGATGGGGTCAGCTTTTTCGATTGCAGCTGCCACTCAGCTACACGGCAAAGAACTTTCTTACAACAACATCCAAGATGCCAATGCAGCCATTCAGCTTGTCAAAGAATTTGAGCAGCCTGCAGCCGTTGCCGTAAAGCATATGAATCCATGTGGTGTTGGGGTTGGACAGACGATTGCAGAAGCTTTCCAAAAAGCCTATGAGTCCGACGAGACTAGTATTTTCGGCGGCATCATCGCGCTCAACCGTGAAGTGGATGCAGCAACAGCGAAAGTGCTTGGTGGGATTTTCTTAGAAATTATTATTGCCCCTTCGTTCTCTGAACAAGCCCTAGCAATGCTGACGGCAAAGAAAAATATTCGTTTATTAACGATTCCATTTGAAGACGGCTCACAAGAAGCGTTCAATGTGGTATCGATTGAAGGTGGACTGCTTGTACAGTCTCCAGATACAGCGTCTCTTGCGCATGCCAATGTTGAAGTGGTGACAGACCGCGTGCCAACAGATGAAGAGTGGGAAGCGCTTGAACTCGGTTGGAATGTCGTGAAACATGTGAAATCGAATGCTATTGTTGTTGCTGATTCACAGATGACGCTTGGTGTCGGTGCAGGACAAATGAACCGCGTCGGTGCAGCGAAGATTGCCCTAGAACAAGCAGGTGACAAAGCGCGTGGAGCAGCCCTTGCTTCAGATGCCTTCTTCCCGATGTCTGATTCAGTAGAAACAGCAGCAGCAGCTGGTATCACTGCGATTATTCAACCAGGCGGATCAGTCAAAGACCAAGACTCCATCGATAAAGCAAACGAACTCGGCATTGCGATGGTCTTTACAGGAATTCGTCACTTCAAACACTAG
- the purF gene encoding amidophosphoribosyltransferase, translating to MFTELRGLNEECGVFGVWGHTDPAPMCYYGLHALQHRGQEGAGIVATDGEFLRAVRGEGLVNDVFDETKLKALQGKAAISHVRYATAGGSGLANVQPLLFNSTTGSLAIAHNGNIVNATDLKRSLERQGSIFQTTSDTEVLAHLIKRSHLQSFEERAKQALRLLKGAFAFLILTEDFLMVAQDPNGMRPLSLGRLNGGFVVASETSAFDLIGAEVIRSVEPGEMLIIDDKGVRSSFYTEERGRAICSMEYIYFSRPDSDIDGINIHSARKRLGIQLAKEIQLEADIVTGVPDSSISAAIGFSEQSGIPYEMGLIKNRYVGRTFIQPSQELRERGVKMKLSPVRQVVQGKRVVMVDDSIVRGTTSRRIVNMLKEAGASEVHVVISSPPLKNPCFYGIDISSDSELIAANHTLDEMCAIIGADSLSFLSVEGLLQSIGRSPETKNCGQCLACFTGEYPTSIYSDTKLPHEKELVR from the coding sequence ATGTTTACTGAACTCAGAGGACTAAATGAAGAATGTGGCGTATTTGGAGTGTGGGGTCATACTGATCCTGCACCCATGTGCTATTACGGGCTTCACGCACTTCAGCACCGCGGCCAAGAAGGCGCCGGTATTGTTGCAACAGACGGTGAATTTTTGCGCGCGGTTCGTGGAGAAGGCCTAGTCAATGATGTATTCGATGAAACCAAGCTGAAAGCCTTACAAGGGAAAGCCGCAATCTCCCATGTGCGTTATGCAACAGCTGGTGGTTCAGGTCTAGCAAATGTTCAGCCATTGTTATTCAACTCAACGACAGGTTCACTTGCCATTGCCCACAACGGAAACATCGTCAACGCGACTGACTTAAAACGTAGCCTTGAACGCCAAGGAAGCATTTTTCAAACAACCTCTGATACGGAAGTGTTGGCTCATTTAATCAAACGCAGTCATCTCCAATCGTTTGAAGAACGTGCCAAACAAGCCCTTCGTCTTTTGAAAGGGGCCTTTGCTTTCTTGATTTTGACGGAAGACTTTTTAATGGTCGCGCAAGATCCAAACGGGATGCGTCCCTTATCACTGGGTCGTTTGAATGGCGGTTTTGTCGTCGCTTCAGAAACCAGTGCATTCGATTTGATTGGTGCAGAAGTCATCCGTTCAGTCGAGCCAGGTGAAATGTTAATTATTGATGATAAAGGCGTTCGCTCGTCGTTTTATACTGAAGAACGCGGAAGAGCTATCTGCTCTATGGAATATATCTACTTTTCACGACCAGATTCCGATATTGACGGAATCAACATTCATTCTGCTCGCAAACGTTTAGGCATTCAGCTAGCAAAAGAAATTCAACTAGAAGCCGATATCGTGACGGGTGTACCAGATTCTAGTATTTCAGCAGCCATCGGGTTCTCGGAGCAATCGGGCATTCCTTATGAAATGGGACTGATCAAAAATCGCTACGTAGGAAGAACTTTCATTCAGCCTTCGCAAGAACTTCGTGAGCGCGGCGTGAAAATGAAACTGTCACCAGTGCGTCAAGTGGTCCAAGGCAAACGAGTCGTGATGGTCGATGACTCAATCGTTCGAGGAACGACCTCTCGCCGTATCGTGAACATGTTAAAAGAAGCAGGCGCTAGTGAAGTGCATGTCGTCATTAGTTCTCCCCCTCTGAAAAATCCATGTTTCTATGGAATTGATATCAGTTCAGATTCAGAGCTGATTGCTGCGAATCATACGCTGGACGAGATGTGTGCGATCATAGGAGCAGATTCCTTATCGTTCTTATCAGTGGAAGGGTTGCTGCAGTCAATTGGGCGTTCACCAGAAACGAAAAATTGTGGCCAGTGTCTCGCTTGCTTTACGGGCGAATACCCAACGTCGATCTACTCGGATACAAAATTACCGCATGAAAAAGAATTGGTGCGCTAG